TCGGATTTTCTGGACTCAAAATTGTCAGTAGCCTCAACAGACCGCTAGTATTAGCTGCTGTTCCTGTCTCTCAGGGAAAAATTGGCATCTGGCATGATGGGATAACATTatctcaaaataaaaaataataattataatacaaTACATGTTGTATTACAGTATTTTGTATTTAAATTTCAACGACCAACATCAATTAGTTACGTTCCGTGCTAGTGAAAGGAACACATTATTGGCAGCTCTTGTTTTGCTACAGCATACCGGTACGGACTGAATTTAGTGCAACACAAAACCTTTTTCCGGTCTCTATCGTGCGAACTTCGGCAAGAAGATGGTAAGGGTGGACCGAGATTACACTGAAAATCTCAAATCATCTGCTTTAATGCATTTTCTCCCTTATCATCTGCATTATTGTTGTGAATATGAAAGCAATGAAGTGTCACAGACCCCAGTATTTCACGGGTTCAGTTTCATAATCAGTAGTTATCAACCCGACGAATGAACTGTAACGTTAACTAGTTTCCAAATCATTCTCAAAATGAAAGTAAACCATTTTTTTGTCCaccataaaatatatatttttaaagacgGCATTCATTAGTATGTCCTTATTTTCATCGTGTAAAAAAGCGAAAGCCTTGCCTACGTTTCACAGGTTTTCACTAGCATCATGTTGGCCAGCCAACTGACATAGCTATGTGACATTATGCAGTTGTATGTAATGCTGTGTTTGGAATTAACTATACTGTCCAATTGTTATTGCTTTTCATACATGTTTTATGTTTCCCAGACTAAGGGAACGTCGTCATTTGGTAAACGTCGCAACAAGACGCACGCCCTGTGTCGTCGGTGCGGCTCCAAGGCATACCACCTCCAGAAGTCCTCCTGCGGAAAGTGTGGCTACCCCGAAAAGCGCAAGAGAAAGTGTGAGTGGCTCATGCTGTTCTTGAATGTCTGGCAGGTGGTTAGCTAGTTGTTATTGATAAATCAGCTCATCCATCGGTGTGACCAATGGGGACTCATCAGTGAGGCTAGATGGATGGATGCCGCAGGTCATGTCAAGTTTTCGGTGATGCATAACGTAATGTCAAAAAGAAAAGAGATTAAATTAAAGATGTCCGCACACGCGGGGGTTTAGACAAGACGCAGTGATTCTTACAAGCTCATCATTTTTACCCGTGTAGATAACTGGAGTGCCAAGGCCAAGCGACGCAACACTACCGGAACTGGCCGTATCAGACACCTGAGGGTCGTCTACCGCAGATTCAGGTGAGTCCAACATCCTTCTTGCAATGACTTTCAAGAGTGGTTTGCATTTGTACATCAGATGCAGACAGAAAGCAATGTTTCCCACGGAATTCAAAGAAGAGCTGTTCTTTAGGCATTGTTATGTACCTCAATTTCTCCATTGTTTGCTTGCATTTTTGTCTGTTGAATGTGAGACTGGATTAAACGTTTTGGCTGTGCAGAGAAGCACCTGATTGTAATGTAACAGGTGTGATTTCACCAGCTAGGTTTGCCTTGATGGCTTTGGTTGTGGTCTACACAGATACATTTCAGTGCCGGGTTGAACCCTCAGCTTTGTTAATGTTGAGATAATATTAGGGGTTATTTGATATACCATGAGGTAGGGGGTGTTAGTTTTATTTGTTTAGTTAGTGACTGTTAGGTAAACTACTCGTCAAATGTGTTTTTCTGCAATCAAATTGTGACTAGGCTGGCATGATTTGACAAGGCCATGGCAGTGAGAGACTTGAATGCTTGTTGACATCTCATGATCACTGGAGACTTTTGATATCGCCAAGTTGGAAGGCTTATTTCACTGTTCTTTCTTGAATGTTACCTGGCACGAATAGCTATTGTTGCTATGTAAGTTGCTAGTGAAAGACCAGTCTCGTATCACATACTCAGCTCTTAGATGTGATGTTAGATTCATTTCTAGTAGACTTATAGACAACACTGAAacaggctatatatatatatacccaacTGTTGTGTTAACCCATACAGAAGTGGTGGTACGTGTTGGGGGATGGATGGGGTTACCTTCCTCACAATGTAAAGCATTTGAGACCACCTGATATGAATGTAGTTTACAATTCGTTGTCCTCCTTCCTCATTAACACATTTAAATTTCTCTGGTCTTTTCCAGGAATGGATTCCGTGAGGGAACTGTCCCTAAGCCTAAGAGGGCAGCAGTGGCTGCCTCTAGCGCTTCCTAGGCTGAGTTTGAAATAAATTCATCATAAAACAACTTGATGGCCTCTCATCCTCTTCTTTGGTCAGTTTTAGGTTATACAGTGAAGATCAAAATGTTGAACCGTTAACTCTGACAAGAACCCTAACAGCAACCATTAAGTGTTGGGATCAATGGAAGCTGCTGAGGgtagaacggctcataataatggtcggaacaagcaaatggaatggcatcaaaacacctggaaaccatgtgtttgatgcatttgaaaccgttccactgattctgctccagccattaccacgagtccGTTCTCCCCAATAaatgtgccaccaacctcctgtggttggGATTCAGTTGTATCACTAAAACTTGTTTGAAGAAAGGTTTTCCTGCAACCAGTAGAGGGACACATTTCTTCATGTTTGTTTCTTGAAGATCTGAAAAATAATAGGGCTCTATTTTGCTGTGCGCCAATGAATATTAATTCAGGAGCACCAGTGAGCCTAGAAAAATGTACAATTCTAGCTTTAATATCATAATATTCTTCATTGTGATTTGACAAAAGAGGcatgagggagggggggaaagCATGTTTGAATAGATATTTAGCAGttctaaaaaataaatatatttcccACAACTCAAACTACTGGATGAAATGTGAAAATGACATGGGACTAACTGTTATAGTTACCAGTAATTGGTTTCAATACAGTAACTACAAATCACTGATTTGTTTGAATATACATTCAATGGGTTGCCTTAGGGCTGGTGTACAGTGTACAGAGCATCTCAAAGCCACAATGTGTATGACCTCTTCCATTCACTGAACATAACGTTTAGAAGTCCATGTAATAGGAAATGTATCTAGCTTTTGTTTATAAAATATGAAGCCAAACTCAGTGGCTCTTCTCATATCTACATGTCAACAGTGTTTTAGTGTGAAGGTATGTGGTAGAGTTGTTACATGTGCATGACACCGTTTTGGAGATGTTTGACATAACATGTAGAATTGGAATATAAGTAGCTGGCACACCATAGAAGGGTGGGAGTGGTGTTTTGCATTGCAGAGAAAGTTCTGTCTTCTCCAGTTTTCCATTAGTCAATAATCTCCCAATTTAATTGGATTCCCATGGCTGTATATGCTTATTTTCTATTAGAATCCAGAAGGAGCTTTATCATAACAAAGCCGCTAGTCGCTAAAAAGACACAAAAATAAACACCATGGCAACTCCCACAGTCCATACAGGATGAAGTGGCAGGAATTAAGAGGAGATATTTTGTCACAGAAGGAAAGAAGAACCTATCCACAGATGGTTTGTGTCAGAACTTTACCTGTGTTTGTTTTCCTTATTGAAAGTGTTGCAAGAGGACAAGGGTCTTTAAAAAACTTGATACTAAGTGTACAAATGTGAGGAATTTTACTCCAATATAGTCATTTGGCTTGTTAGCATCAATAAGGTACAAAAGGTACTAGACTTTTGAAGTACCTTTGTAGCAGGGTTATATAGCCTACCAATGGATCCATTTCAAACAGCCAGATGTGTCCAAACTGAGAACCAATTGCTGTTCCTTTATTTAGACTACTCCTTTAGTTTAACATCCagatactgtatatgtactataTCATGGAAGATATCATTTTGGTCAACTCTGAGTCAAGTGTTCTGAGTGTTCATAGAACCTAATGGACTAAACTCCAGTGTTATACCCCAGCACAATTCCAGTAGAAATTCCTCCCGCGGTGCAATGAGTTATATTTGAAATCTTCAGAAGAtggcttgtgtgtatgtgtaaaacAAAAGGGAGATGATGAGCCAACCACTTGGATGCTTGACAGCCAGACTGTTATTTTGGGACAGGTTCATTGCAAATTGGAAAAGGAATTGTTCTGAAaggaaatatacagtgcatttggaaagtattcagaacctttgactttttccacattttatgttacagccttattctaaaataaaaatcctcaatctacacacagtagtAACCCATAATGACGAAAGCAAAAAAAgggttttagaaaatgttgctaatttattgaaaataaccTGGAATATgacctttacataagtattcagaccttttactcagtactttgttgaagcacctttggcagcgattacagcctagagtcttcttgggtatgacgcttcaagcttgtcacacctgtatttggggagtttgttccattcttctctgcagatcctttcaagctctgtcaggttggatagggagcgttgctgcacagctattttcaggtctcttcaaaGATGTTCAACCGGGTTAAAAACTGGgctccggctgggccactcaaggacattgagacttgtcccaaagccactcctgcgttgctttggctgtgtgctgagtgtcgtcgtcctgttggaaggtgaaccttcgccccaatctgagatcctgagcactctggagcaggtttttatcaagaaTCTCTGTGTActtcgctccgttcatctttgtcttgatcctgactagtctcccagtccctgccgctgaaaaacatccacacaacatgatggtgccactaccatgctttaccgtagggatggtgcgaggtttcctccagacgtgacgcttggcattcaggccaaaaagttaaatcttggtttcatcagaccagagaatcttgtttctcatggtctgagagactttaggtgccttttggcaaactgcaagcgggctgtcatgtgccttttactgatgagtggcttctgtctggccactacctaaaggcctgattggtgcagtgctccagagatggttgtccttctggaaggttctcccatctccacagaggaactctggggctctgtcagagtggccattgggttcttgttcacctccctgaccaaggcccttctcccgattgctcagtttggctggactgctagctataggaagagtcttggtggttccaaacttcttccatttaagattgatggaggccactgtgttcttggggccctccaatgctgcatacattttttggtaccccccagatctgtgcctcgacacaattctgtctcaacctcatggcttgctttttgctctgacatgcactgtcatctgtgggaccttatatagacagttgtgtgcctttccaaatcatgtccaatcaatctaatttaccacaggtagactcaatcaagttgaagaaacatctcaaggatgatcaatggaaacaggatgcacctgaactctattttcgagtctcatagcaaagggtctgaatacttagtggcaagagaaagtatgtgaaccctttggaattacctgagTTTCTGCATAAATTaatcataacatttgatctgagcTTCATCtttgtcacaacaatagacacacagtgtgcttaaactaataacacacaaattattgtatttttcttgtctatattgaatacatcatttaaacattcagcgtaggttggaaaaagtatgtgaacccctaaactaatgacttctccaaaagctaattggagtcaggagtcagctgacctggagccAAATCAAAGtgacaagattggagatgttgatTAGAGCTGCCCttccctataaaaaacactcataaaatttgagtttgctattcacaagaagcattgcctgatgtgaaccatacATCGAATAAAAGAGAtcttaagaattgttgacttgcataaagctggaatgggttacaaaagtatctctaaaagccttgatgctcatcagtccacggtaagacaaattgtctataaatggaggaagtttagcactgttgctactctccctaagagtggccgtcctgcaaagatgactgcaagagcgcAGTTCAGAATGCTcattgaggttaagaagaatcctagagtgtcagctaaagacttacagaaaactctggaacatgctaacatctctgttgacgagtctgcgatatgtaaaacactaaacaagaatgatgTTCaggggaggacaccacggaagaagccactgctgtccaaaaaaaacattgctgcacgtctgaagtttgcaaaagagcacctggatgttccacagtgcttctggcaaaatattctgtggacagattaaactaaagttgagttgtttggaagtaacacacaacactatgtgtggagagagaaaaaaggcacagcacaccaacatcaaaacctcatcccaactgtaaagtatggtggagggagcatcatggtttggggctgcctcagagcctggacagcttgctatcatcgatggaAAAGGGCATTTTTATCAAGACTTTTGCAGGGGAATGTAAGGCtctctgtctgccaattgaagctcaacagtaGTTGAGTGAtgcagcaggacaacgacccaaaacacagaagtaaatcaacagaagaaaatactccttctggagtggcccagtcagagtcctgacctcaacccgattgagatgctgtggcatgacatcaagagagcagttcacaccagacattgctgaactgaaacagttttgtaaagatgaatggtccaaaattcctcctgactgttttgcaggtctgatccgtaactacagaaaatgtttggttgagtttattgctgccaacggagggtcaaccagttattcaatccaagggttcacacactttttccaccctacactgtgaatgtttacacagtgtgttcaataaagacatgaaaatgtataattgtttgtgtgttattagtttaagcagactgtctttgtctattgttgtgatttttatgaccaatttatgcagaaatccaggaaaTTCCAAAGGGTTAACATACTTTCTCTTGCCACTTGtatgtgaataaggtatttctgtttttatttcgctttgtctttatggggtattgtgtgtagcttgatgaggaaaaacatttatttaatccattttagaatacggctgtgagtcattttttgttgttgttgaaaaagtcaaggggtctgtatactttcagaaggcactaaGTGAATGTACAAAGTGTAGATGTTTGCACTTTGAAATGGTTGAATAAGGAAACAGCTGACACAAAGTGTGGTTGTTATTAGTGCAAAGTTCATAATGACTAAACCTTATTTTGTTTACATCATTGATGATCAAACCCTGGTTTGTTATACATCAGCGAGGTGTTCTTTTGTTCATGAGAAGTCATCATTTGCTCGTTCAGGTTGACTTATTTGTGgatttgtttattttcatttcacaACATAATGATAAATGTCTGGATAGCACAACTGAGGCCAGAGGATATAAACATTATTAATTGTTTTTAAATAGTGTGTGTACCACAAGTCTCAGCCTGTCTTAAATGAGACAGCAACTTGTCAGACTCCAGACTCCTGATCCTTAACCAGTGAATACAGAACAGGACATATATTGAGGGTTCCGGGTGAACTGAAGTGAACTGTAACAGCTATTCAACTGACAAATCTCAAAGTCCATTGCTGAGAAAGTACCTCATTATGCATAATAATGGCCatgataatacaatgaaaaaggTCAAGCAGATCGTTCATTATATTCTTCTCACATAAGATACAATTCAacttttctattatttatttattttacaattaaATGTATATCCTTATCATGTATTTCTCACTATCTGAGTGAAGGGTGAGGTTTCACTCACTAAGGAGGATAGATGGATGCAATCTAAGAGGCAACCACCACATTGGAGGAGATGACAGTTCCTGTAAAACTCATTGTGACCAGAATcctggaagagaaggagagagaggaccctAATAGGGCTCATTTTAAAGGCTCTCTCTTGCCAATAACCTTTTTGGCAAGGCCCACATTGGAGGACTTCACCTCACATCTGCAGTCCCTTAGATCTTGACGTATTTGCAAGGCCCTGCTCCTCGCAAATACACATAGAGGCGACATTGGATATAGTGTGTGCGTGAGTAAGTGCACTTGTCAACCATTCCCAACCTCTGGTAAAGCACTTACATTTGTTTTGATCCATGCCACTAACAATTAGAACCATTGGCCCAAACAGTGGAAAGGCATCACAGTTGGCTTCAGGCTAAGACAGAGATGCCAGAGCTGTATCCAAATGATGACATTTGATCAAATTAATTAAGTCATTATTTCACAATAATACAGTACATTTGCATTTTGCTACTTTACTGTACCAAGTTCACAAACAGCATATAGCGCACACAGTAAATAAACACACACTAGATTTTTACATATTCAATTCAAATTCCCTGTTTTCATATTTGGAGATATTTTGTCTTTTGGTTTCATGTCTGAGTTCATGTTAACTCTTAAATCAGGGTTCTCCAACTGGTGGGCCGAATTTGGCCTGTGgatggttttatttggcccccaagttttctgagccaAAAAACAAAAAAGTTTAATGAGTGTTGGACATGAAagactaaaaacaccaggaaatcagctccaattgATTTTACTTTAGGTAATTTGtacccaagtattcccacgcataatagaaaGAAGTGATCGTATTCAAGCCAGGTttaaaatgattatgttttagtcaaatatcaTATCTGCTCAGGcatcttgcggtcaatttgcagtcgtcaaattatttttttattatgttttggCCTcccgaccatccactcaagaaaacaatcagcctgcggctgaatctagttgatcccTGTCTTAAACCATTTCAGGGTGTCTGGAAGCTGCTGAATTTATGGCTTTAGTAGTTGTTGTTTTATCCTGTCTATCAGGGGGAACCTTCTAACAGACCCAGTTCCCCATATCCACTTTTTTTGTAAGGTTTCTATGCTTCCTATTTATCTCACTCACTCAATTACAGACCTGATGGAGGGAAGCCATTTTGAATATGATTCCCCCAAAAATACAGTTTCCCATCAGTAGAACAGTTATTGGACCAAACATACAGTTAGGATTTGGGAAGACTGGGGTCAGTGTTGGCTTGCCTTCGGCATGGCCAGGGTTTATTATGGGATGCTGGGCACTCCCATATACAAGATCAGGATATCGGTGGCCTTCCTGCCTGACTACATTGCAGACTTTGCAATATAATGTGGTTAGTTGATATGTTAAACACCTATCCAGGTGTTGTGAGATCTGGCAGGTGTCTGCATCTTAGTCAGGAACGCCATCATCAACATGGGTACTATATGTTAAATATGGTCCAGTCCACTGCCCCAAGAGTTAATATGACATTTGACCACTGAGTAGAGCAGCATCCCAGAATATCTAGCCTCTTGTAAAAGTCTGAGAGCGTCTCCAAAAATCGCTGGAGACCGGAGTTGGCTGGCACACTAGCTTGAAGCTGGGAAATGCTTGTGTGTTTCCAGTATTTTAGTCACAGGACTCTATTGATTTACTTTTCTGGAGGTCTAAAATACAGCCTTACTCACTCCTCTTCGCTTGCTGTGGTGCATAGGTATAtgcaatatattttattttacactTTGTCTTGAACTACAGGCCAACTGACaaacttttgtaaaaaaaaaaaaaaaaaggtatactCTGTAATTATGACACCAGTATGAAACCACTGTACTTCCCTAATTTTGGGACGGGGAAGTGGATGTCAGTAATTCGTTATTAGTTATATAGTAAATAAGTGCTGTCTAATGTATTAACTGTAATATTAACATTGTTCATGGCTTTATGATATTTCGGTTAAAGAGGTCTGACACCTAAGCCGTAAAAGTGTCAATTATAATGGATTTGTGTGAACTTAACCGATTCCCCTTTCAACTCCATTGACCTTGGGGAATGATGTCATTAGGAGGAACATGGATGTTATTTcgaagccaacacacacacacacacatcaactatTCATGGCTTTCATCAGCAGGTTCTACCATGTCTGTCTTACTCCCTTCCTCTTATATTACCATTCCTTTGTTTTCTTGAATTCTTAACAGACAACGTCCGTTTGGGGCCTTTTGGTTTCTTGGGTTAACAATGTGAGGTGTTTACCATAATGTAAGGCGATGCCAAAACAAAGGACATTGAAGAGTAAGTGCCATGTCTAATTTGTTTATTCTCACTGTTGGCTTCAATGTGTATATTCCATTCAATGGGTACTACTGTACGTTCACTGTCTTCCCTTGGGTGCATCTCTACTGCTGAATATTGTTCTTGTATGGAGCTAAGTGCATTCCCATCTTGCTAAGGCCAAATATTTAGcacattgttttttatttattttactaggcaagtcagttaaaaacatttttttttttttttcaatggcagcctaggaaaactgccttgttcaggggaagaacgacagattttttaccttgtcagctcggggattcaatcttgcaacctttcggtgacaagtccaatgctctaaccactaggctacctgccgccccttttgTTTTAATCATATCCGATCTGCCTAATTTCCAGATTCTATGCAGATCATCTTGAGCGGCTAAGACTTTTCTATTTACTGTGGTTTCTTTTACATAACAATGAGGATCAAAGTGTTTCATGGAAAGGTGCTACTTTTAATACTGTTCTGAACCCCATTAATTAAGCTCGGATTCTGAATCTGATGTTTGTGTGAGGCTTAACTGAATGTTGACTAATTCCTAGACTGCAGCTGCTCAAATCTTCTTCTCCTTCCCTGGTCTGCGAACACTTTATAGCTGTGGCTGTAGCACTGAACAAGGGCCTCAATTAGTGAAATACTCAATATTTACAGAATTCATATGCCTACAACCAATAATACCATTATAGCTTACCCTCAGACAAATGTGTAATATTGACAAGGTTTCAACCATTGCCTGGTCTTCATCTCTCGACATTAgattttgtctttgttttttcGAACCACCACCTGCGAAAGAGGCCTTCTCTGCACGTCACTAAAGGCTTATATTCTCTACCATCCCACAGTTTCTGATCTCTGCCATGTATATTGCTATAATAAATCATGACGTGGTCTGTTGTCCTGTTCATCTGTAGGTGAACAGTGCCCTAATGTTGAACAGCCGGCGTCAGCCCCCCGATGACACAGGACAGAGAATTCATGTTGACATGAGTTGTGTTGACTTAAAGCAGTTTCACATTTCTATGTGTTACGGTAATTTGATGTACAGCACAGGACTGCATCTTATGGGACgatactggccatgatacagtaGAATGAAGAGACGTGTAGAACGGATGGAAGTGGGGCCACTAGCTCAAACCTAACCCTGAAACCTAATACTTTATGAACTTGCTCGTCAACTATATGCCTATTTTTGTCCATTAAGCATCTAGTGTCTCTTTATCGTATGAAAGGAAGATGCTTAAACATGTTTGGTAAAAGTGCAATCAGACATGGGTCAAATACAAGACAATTAGTGCACTGAACAAGGCCATAATCTTTCTGGAAGTACTCCATGCTTTGATAAATTACAGTTTCACAGATTATCTTCTTTCTCCACCCCACTGTTGAGGTTTCTCATGTTGAGGTTGGTTGCTCTCACACTCTCTGTGTTGATATCCCATTCTCTGTATATTTGCTTTAGCCACTGAATTGCTTGTTCAATCTTAACAGCGTCAAATAGGAGCCATGTATATTGGTCGTTTTATGATTGAAGCTGGCTCAGTGAGATTATATCCTGGGAAGTCTACTTTATGCTCATCACAATAtacgtgggtgcgtgtgtgtgtgtctgtgtgtctgtgcgcacATACTGTTACCAAAAAGAAGATCTGGGATTATTTTGGGTATTTGAACTTGAACTCATCGTTAACAGCCTCGGACCCAAGTTAGTTAGGGTTTGTTTACCCAATTATACTTGTGTAAACTTGGAAAGTAGTGGCCTGTACCTTTCAGTAGCATCCGTGTGCTTATAGGTGTCATAATATGACCTCTGAACTCTGTCACAAATCTGAGTGTGAAAACCCTCCTATGCTTGCATAAATGATTTCCGCT
The genomic region above belongs to Oncorhynchus mykiss isolate Arlee chromosome 6, USDA_OmykA_1.1, whole genome shotgun sequence and contains:
- the LOC110525949 gene encoding 60S ribosomal protein L37, with the translated sequence MTKGTSSFGKRRNKTHALCRRCGSKAYHLQKSSCGKCGYPEKRKRKYNWSAKAKRRNTTGTGRIRHLRVVYRRFRNGFREGTVPKPKRAAVAASSAS